TGCTTCAAAATCTTTAGCACACTCTAAAATCATTCTTGCAAAAGATATAAACCATGCTATAAGCATTTCAAATGATTATGCGCCTGAGCATTTGATCATTCACACGCAAAATCCATCTAGCTTACTTGATGATATTATGCACGCAGGTTCAATATTTTTAGGCGAGTATTCTCCAGAATCCATGGGAGATTACGCAAGTGGGACAAATCATGTATTGCCAACTTATGGTTTTACCAAATCTTACTCATCATTAGGGCTTGCTGATTTTATGAAAAGAATGAGCGTGCAAGAACTTAGCAAAGAAGGCTTTAAAAAACTTGGGCCTGTGGTGGAAATTTTAGCAGCTGCTGAAGGGCTTGATGGGCATAAAAATGCTGTTAGTTTAAGATTAGAAAGTCTAAAATGAGTGCAAAAATTTTATTTATCGATAGAGATGGCACGCTTATTGACGAACCAAAAGATGACTTTCAAATTGATTCTTTAGAAAAACTTGAATTTGAAAAAGGTGCTATTAACGCACTTTTAAAGCTAAAAAATTTTGGTTTTAAATTTGTTATGGTGAGTAATCAAGATGGCTTAGGCACAAATTCCTTCCCTAGAGAAAATTTTGAAAAGGCTCATGAGAAAATGCTAAGTGTTTTTCAAAGTTGTGGCATAGAATTTGAAGATATTTTTATATGCCCGCATTTTGAGCATGAAAATTGTGCTTGTAGGAAGCCAAAAACTGCTATGCTTGAAAACTATATCAAAAATAAACTTTATGATAAAAACAAAAGCTTTGTTATAGGCGATAGGCCTAGTGATATGCTTTTAGCACAAAATCTTGAAATTCAAGGTTTAAAATACGACAAAAATGACTTTAATTGGGAGCAAATTGCTGATTTTATCTTGCAAAATTACCGCAGTGCTTGTATAGAGCGTAATACCAAAGAAACTCAAATTCAAGTTAAAATAGCTTTTAATGAAAAAGCAAAAGCTGATATAAAAACAAATATTGCGTTTTTTGATCATATGTTAGAACAAATTGCTACGCATGCAAATATATCTTTAGAGATAAAATGCAAAGGGGATTTAGAGGTTGATGAACACCATAGCGTAGAAGATGTCGCACTTGCTTTGGGAGAGGCTATCAAAAATGCACTTGATCAAAAAATAGGCATTGCAAGATATGGTTTTGTCTTGCCTATGGATGAGTGCTTGGCAAGTTGTGCGATTGACTTTTGCAATAGGCCACATTTAGTTTATAAGGCTAAATTTAAAAAAGAAAAACTTGGAGAATTAAGCACAGAAATGATAGAGCATTTTTTCTACTCACTAAGTTATGCTATGGGTGCGAGTTTGCATTTAAAGGTTAAAGGCAAAAACGATCATCACAAAGCCGAAGGACTTTTTAAAGCTTTTGCAAGAGCTTTAAAAATGGCTATAAAAATAGAAAATGAAAACCTAGCAAGCTCTAAAGGGGTGATATGAAAAATGAACTTAGTTTTGAAAAATTTATAAATAGTTTGCAAGCCACAAATAGACATTTAGATTTTTATGTAGATTGGGAAAAATGCTTAAGAAATAAAAATAAAATTAGCATCTATCTTAATCATTTAAATTTTCTACTAGGAAAAAGCGAAAATGAATTAAGGCAATCTATAGAAGAACTTTTTGAAGAATATCCAAAAGCTTTTAATGTTTTAAATGTATTAATTGCGGTTAGAGATAAAGATAAAAAGGACATTGTTATAAATCAATTTTCAAATTTTGTATCTTTGGAAGGGTATTTTAAAAATTCAGATAGTGTTTATAATTTTATTTGCGAAACAGGCTTGTTAGAAATTTTTTCTACTTATGAGATTAAAAATTTAAATGATTATGTATTCGGAATAGAAGTGGGGCTTGATACTAATGCGAGAAAAAATCGTAGTGGTAAAATAATGGAAATGCAATTAAAAGAAATTTTTACTCCACATTGTTTAAAATTTGAAGAGCAGGTAAATATTAAAAAATTTCCCGAACTTCATAAAGCTTTTGGTGAAGATATAAAAAAATTTGATTTTGTAATTTTTGCTTCTAAAAAAACTTATTTTATAGAATGTAATTTTTATGCAGGTGCGGGAAGTAAATTAAATGAAGTTGCCAGAGCTTATCAAGAACTAGCTCCTAAATTTGATCGATTTTCTCAATATGAATTTATATGGATAACAGATGGTCAAGGCTGGTTAAAAGCTAAAAATAAACTTGAAGAAGCTTATAAAAAAGTAGAAATTTATAATCTTTCTAATATTAATGATTTTATCTTAAAGGTAAAAAATGTCTAAGTCTATTTTTACAAGTAAAGATAAACTTTTTCAGCTTTATCAAGATGATTGTAATAAATTATTACCTCAATTTGAAAATCAAATTGATCTAATTTTTGCAGATCCCCCTTATTTTTTATCTAATGATGGTTTGAGTATCCAAAGTGGTAAAATAGTAAGTGTAAATAAGGGACAATGGGACAAAGGTGATGATATTGAAAAAATAGATGAGTTTAACTTAAAATGGCTTTCGAATGCAAAAATAGCACTTAAAGACACTGGAAGTATTTTAATAAGTGGAACTTATCATAATATTTTTTCTCTTGGTAGAATTTTACAAAAACTTGATTTTAAAATTTTAAATATTATTACTTGGCAAAAAACCAACCCACCGCCTAATTTTTCTTGTAGATATTTAACTCATTCTACAGAACAAATTATTTGGGCTAGAAAAAGTCATAAGCACAAACATATATTTAATTATGAGTTGATGAAAAAATTAAATGAAAATAAGCAAA
The genomic region above belongs to Campylobacter peloridis LMG 23910 and contains:
- the hisB gene encoding bifunctional histidinol-phosphatase/imidazoleglycerol-phosphate dehydratase HisB translates to MSAKILFIDRDGTLIDEPKDDFQIDSLEKLEFEKGAINALLKLKNFGFKFVMVSNQDGLGTNSFPRENFEKAHEKMLSVFQSCGIEFEDIFICPHFEHENCACRKPKTAMLENYIKNKLYDKNKSFVIGDRPSDMLLAQNLEIQGLKYDKNDFNWEQIADFILQNYRSACIERNTKETQIQVKIAFNEKAKADIKTNIAFFDHMLEQIATHANISLEIKCKGDLEVDEHHSVEDVALALGEAIKNALDQKIGIARYGFVLPMDECLASCAIDFCNRPHLVYKAKFKKEKLGELSTEMIEHFFYSLSYAMGASLHLKVKGKNDHHKAEGLFKAFARALKMAIKIENENLASSKGVI
- a CDS encoding type II restriction/modification enzyme, whose translation is MKNELSFEKFINSLQATNRHLDFYVDWEKCLRNKNKISIYLNHLNFLLGKSENELRQSIEELFEEYPKAFNVLNVLIAVRDKDKKDIVINQFSNFVSLEGYFKNSDSVYNFICETGLLEIFSTYEIKNLNDYVFGIEVGLDTNARKNRSGKIMEMQLKEIFTPHCLKFEEQVNIKKFPELHKAFGEDIKKFDFVIFASKKTYFIECNFYAGAGSKLNEVARAYQELAPKFDRFSQYEFIWITDGQGWLKAKNKLEEAYKKVEIYNLSNINDFILKVKNV
- a CDS encoding DNA-methyltransferase, with the translated sequence MSKSIFTSKDKLFQLYQDDCNKLLPQFENQIDLIFADPPYFLSNDGLSIQSGKIVSVNKGQWDKGDDIEKIDEFNLKWLSNAKIALKDTGSILISGTYHNIFSLGRILQKLDFKILNIITWQKTNPPPNFSCRYLTHSTEQIIWARKSHKHKHIFNYELMKKLNENKQMRDVWQFSAIAPWEKINGKHPTQKPLPLLVRLILMASNENSLICDPFSGSSTTGIAANLLNRKFIGFEKEDEFIKISVNRKIELEKNFQIIKNKINDLKVLTKANLFQERMI